One stretch of Shewanella sp. Arc9-LZ DNA includes these proteins:
- a CDS encoding YkvA family protein, with the protein MSESQFEKEFSDDSFWNKTKNFAKVAGETVLEPALKLYYSAQDSDTPIWAKTTVYGALGYFVSPIDAIPDITPIVGYSDDLGVLVAATAAVAAYIKKEHAEKAKETLKQWFS; encoded by the coding sequence ATGTCAGAAAGTCAATTTGAAAAAGAATTTAGTGACGATAGTTTTTGGAATAAAACTAAGAACTTTGCAAAAGTCGCAGGGGAAACTGTTTTAGAACCAGCACTAAAGCTTTATTATTCTGCTCAAGATTCCGATACACCAATTTGGGCTAAAACTACGGTTTATGGTGCTCTTGGATATTTTGTTTCACCAATAGATGCAATTCCAGATATAACACCTATTGTTGGTTACTCTGATGATTTAGGTGTTCTTGTCGCTGCAACGGCTGCTGTAGCAGCTTATATAAAAAAAGAGCACGCAGAAAAAGCAAAAGAAACGCTAAAGCAGTGGTTTAGTTAA